In the genome of Thermoproteus tenax Kra 1, the window AGGGCTCGCTCACGTTGGGGCGGGACATAATGGAGGCAACGGGCCTGCTCCCTCTGGAGAGAGTGGAGGTCTACAATGTCACAAACGGAGCCCGCTTCACGACGTACGTAATACCTGGAGAAGACGGACAAGTGGTGCTCAACGGGGCGGCCGCCAGACTCGGCGAGGTCGGGGACATATTGATAGTGGCCTCCTACGAGTGCGCCGCCGATCCAACCGGACATGTGGCCACTGTGGCGATCTTTCAGAACAATAGGCTGAAGGAGATCAAAAGGGTCTCGCCCCGCGACCTACGCTGAGGGGTCACTACGGCGCACTGGGGCAGTTCTCTTCTTGGTTATCGTTGAGAAAAATTCTGCGTCTTTTGGCGGCAGGCGGAGGGCTTAAACGCGTGTATCTATGGCGGCAAGGGCAGTACCATGAGGCGCCCGACCGGGGCTGCACCTGGAGGGGGGCCGTTGCCCCCATGCCCGATGGCCCCGCGCCGGAGACAGCTGGGCTGTCAGCGAAGGCGCGGGCGAGGAGGAAGTATTTGGGCATGACGTCGACAGCTATAGCCCAACCAACGGAGTGTGTGCCACGTAAAAATTATATGGCCCTTTGTGGTCTCCACCATGTTGGGCATCTCCGAGATAGTCGCCTCCGTCCTCCTTTTGATCATCAGTGTGGCCTTCGCCGCATTGATAGCGGCGATCTTCTACAACGCCTATCTCCAGGCTCAGACCTCTCTGGCCGCCGAACAGGCCGCGAAATATTGCGAGGCGCGGATAGTGGCGGTGACGAACTCGAGCGGAGAGGCCTCGATCTGGGTCTACAACATGGGCCAGACGCGTTGCTCCTTCGCCGGCGCCTACGCCCTCGACGCTCAAGGCGACGTAGTTGCGGCGTCTCCGACCTCGGCCTCCGCCGAGCCGGGGGCTCTCGTGGAGATAAACACAACTCTGCCCTACGGCTACCCAGGCTATAGAATCGCCACCCCCCAGGGACAGACATTCGACTACTGGGGGGGATGAGGGGCATATCCTCAGTCGCCGCGTTCGCGATCTTCATAGTGGTCATTGTGGTCTTCATGCTCGCCGTGCTCTACTACTACCAGTTGATCAAACAGGCTACGATCCAGGGAGTACAGTATGTGAGACAGTCCGCCCTGCCTCCCGACCAGGAAGCGGCCTTGGTATACAACGGCTCTTGTTATCTTCAGGCGGCCGGCCCGAAGTACCCCTTCTCGTACTATTTCTCGGTCTACGCGCCCACGGGGGCCCTCTTCGTGAGCTCCGCTGTCTCTCCGGCATCTCCCTATCAGTTCAAGATCGCGTGTCCTCCGGGGCCCGGGATGTATAAGTACGTTGGAGTCAGACAGAGCGGGCAGCTGGCCTACCTCTACGTGTACGTGGGCCCCATCGCCGTTTGGCTCCAGAGCAATGGAACTATATACTTCGTCAAAAGGGTGGGCGACTCGGTCGGCCTCACGCTCTACCTCAACGCATACGACAACTCCACGGGGTGGGCGCCCGTTCAGTACTCCGTTGCTCTGACGTATAACCCGGGCCTCCTGTCTTGCTCGCCCCAGAGCCTCTCGGCGGGACCTGCCGCTTTGAGCCCTGGGCAGACCGGCGTGTACAGACTGGGCATCGTTCGGTGCACTGCGAAGTCCTCCTTCACATCCACCACTATCGGCGCAGTGATAACGCAGTCCTACGGCGGCTACGCCTGGACTGTATTTGTCCCCGCGGTGGCCCAGTTGATAAACGCGTCGGCCGCCTCAGCTCCTCCGCCTACGTCGGCCGCCTGCCCCGCGTCCCTCTCCTTCTCCCC includes:
- a CDS encoding aspartate 1-decarboxylase — translated: MPELLKSKAHGLVVTGKDLHYEGSLTLGRDIMEATGLLPLERVEVYNVTNGARFTTYVIPGEDGQVVLNGAAARLGEVGDILIVASYECAADPTGHVATVAIFQNNRLKEIKRVSPRDLR